In Pseudobdellovibrio exovorus JSS, the genomic stretch TCAGGTCTTAAATCGGTTCGTCTTGGGACAAACTTAAGTTGTCGCGTATTTAAAATTCATTTATCTCGTTTTGAGACAAAAACGTACAAACCTCAGTCCAGTGTCGCGCTTAAGAGTTTGCTAACAGTGGGGCTTTCGGATGAAATAGAGCTGTGGACAGTGTCTATCATTTCGGTTTTCGATTCCGTAACTTTCTAAATAAGCCATTCAAAGTATTTTGCGTGTGCATCTGCGTTTTCGTGCTCTCGCTTTTCTTTAATGGAGCTATTTGGAGGGTGTGGGGACTTCACCGTGATATGGCGACTATTGAGTCCCAAATCTTAAAATCCCGTGAGCAGGCCCAGCTTTTAGATATGCAGATCAGCCAAGCAAAGGACCCTTCTTTTATCGAAAGACAGGCCCTGGATAAGCTCGATATGGTCGGGGAACACGACTTAGTCTTCGTTTTTTCTGAATAAATAACAATTTGTATATTTTTTAAATAAAAATGCTGGACAAAACATAGAGCAAAAGCTCTAATGTCCTCCATGAATTCCAATGATTTTTTAAAATCAGCTCATTTACTACTAGGGATCACGAAAGAAGAACTCAATAGACGTCTTCAATCTGGGGTCTTAGATCCGCAAATCCTAAAGGCTCAAATCGAGCAAAATTCGCACGAGACACAGCGGGAAGCCCTCTGTGAAAAGTGGATTGCGATGCAGTCTTTAGAGCAAATCGACTTGGATAAAGAAGATATTGAGTAATCCCTGATCATCTTGAAATGAGCGACGACAAGCGCGTTGTCATGCCCTCTGTATAAGGGTAAAACCCCCTTATGAAAAAGCAAATCTACGTAGTTGATGTAAGCTCCATGTTTTTCAGAGCTTTTTATGCCATTCGCCCCCTGACTTCCAGCAAAGGGGTCCCTGTGAATGCCGTCTATGGCTTTATCTCGATGATCATCAAATTGATGAAAGATAAAAAGCCAGATCATCTTGTTTTTTGCTATGACCGCAAAGAGCCCTCATTTCGCAAAGACTTATATGTCGACTACAAAGCTAATCGCACCGAGATGCCAGACGAGATGCAGGTGCAGATGCCTTATCTGAAACAGATCGCCAGCCTTTTGGGAATTTGTGACTTAGAAGTACCTAGTTACGAAGCTGATGATTTGATTGGAACAATCGCCTGTATGGCACAAAAAGAAGACTATGAAGTCTTCATCGTTAGCGGTGATAAGGACTTCTGCCAGTTAGTGAATAAGAATGTTTTTCTTTATGATACGATGAAAGAGATCATCTTCGATGAAGAGCTAGTTAAAGCAAAACATGGCGTTCACCCTTTACAGTTTATTGATTATTTAGCTTTGACTGGGGATAGTTCGGATAACATTCCTGGGGTAGCCGGAATTGGGCCTAAAGGGGCACAAAAATTGATCGAACAGTTTGGAACTTTAGAGGCCATTTATGAAAACATAGATCAGATATCGAGTGCTTCTATTAAAGAAAAACTTTTGAAGTCTAAAGACAGTGCATTTCTTTCTAAAAAACTGGTGACGATCGTCTGCGATGCTCCTGTCAGTGTAACTTTAGAGGACTTCACATTGAAACCCTTTAAAGTCGATGAACTACGTGCCTTTTTGCAGGATCTGAATTTTAAGACATTAGAAAAGAATCTTTTGGGTGAAGGAAAATCCGGCTTCGTCAAGCCAGCCGAGTCAGCATCTGAGCCACCTAAGGCTTCGGCCTCTTTAATGGCTGCGGTAGCCCCTGCTGCCGAGCAGATCTCGGTGGTTGTCGGTCAGTGGAATGAAGCTGAAATCCAAAAGCGTCTAAACCAAAATGAGAACTGTTTTATTTTTGTGGCAGAAGAGCAGATAGCTTTAGGATTTCAATCGGAGTTGTATTTTACTTCGATAGCCGAATGTAAATTAAATTTTACGGATTTAGTTTGGAATGGTTTTGATCTAAAAAAAGTTTGGACGCATCTTGGAATTGATTCCGAGAAAACTCTAGAAGTAAATTGGGATCTGATGTTGGGCAGCTATGTTTTACGAGCAGCCGATTCATCTGATCCAGAAAAATTAGCCGATGTCTTTTTACAAAAAGAGTTAGATCTCGACAGTTTTGAGTCTGCGGCAGATAAACTGCAAAATCTTTATCAGACCTTCTTAGAGTTGAACCAAAAAGTCCAAGAAGAACTACAGTCAAAAGAGTTGATGATTATTTACGAAAAACTCGAAAGACCTTTAATTCCTATTCTGTATAAAATGGAGCGTAAAGGAATTCAACTCGACTTAGAATACCTGAAGAGCTTTTCTGAAGAGTTGGCTGCCGAGTTGGCAGGCCAAGAAAAGAAGATCCACGAGATTTCAGGTGAAGATTTTAATATCGCCTCGCCAAAGCAATTAGGAGTGGTGTTATTTGAAAAGATGGGGCTTGAGGCCACTAAAAAAACGAAGACGGGATACTCTACAGATAACGATGTTCTTGAGGGTCTAGATCATCCTATCGGAAAAGAGATTATTCATTATCGCGAGGTAGCTAAATTAAAATCAACCTATGTGGATGCCTTGCCTCAGCTCGCGGACAGTTCTGCACGTGTTCACACCCATTTCAATCAGGCTTTAACAACAACAGGACGTCTATCAAGCACGAATCCTAATTTACAAAATATTCCGATTAAAACAGAAAAAGGTCAGCGTGTACGTAAGGCCTTTGTGGCCTCATCTGGAAATCGTCTATTGTCTGTGGATTACTCGCAAATTGAGCTTAGAGTCTTAGCCCATATTTCTGAAGATAAAGGCTTGATTAAGGCATTCCAAGACGATCTTGATATTCACATGGCAACGGCGGCTGAGGTCTTTTCGGTGCCGTTGAATGAAGTCACTAAAGATCAAAGACGTATAGCCAAAGCTGTTAACTTTGGAATTGCTTACGGGCAAGGGGCTTTTGGTTTAGCGGACACTTTGGGGATTTCGCGTAAGGAATCCTCTGAAATTATTGAACGTTATTTTTCTAAGTTCGGCGGTATCAAAGACTATATCGAAAAGACAGTGAAGATGGCCCATGAACAGAAGTATGTGGAAACACTGTTCGGAAGACGTCGCTATATTCCCGAGCTGGATAATAAGAATGTGATGATGAAAAAGTTCGGTGAACGGGCAGCTATCAATGCTCCGATACAGGGAACTGCCAGTGACCTTGTGAAGATGGCGATGATTGAGCTGTGTTCAGATCTTAAGATCGACATGTTATTGCAAGTACATGACGAGTTGATCTTTGAAGGGACTGAAGAGCAAATTCAAATGCAGCTTCCGTGGATTGTAAAAACTATGGAAAATGTCGTGAAGCTAAAAGTGCCTCTGAAAGTGAATTACTCAGTGGGGAATAACTGGGATGAGGCGCATTAGTAGCTCTATTAGAGCTACTTGAACTGCTACTACTCTGTTTCCCAACCGACGACTCGTCCGCCTTCAAAATAAACGGAGCGCTTTTCTTGTTTGTAGCCATAGGCTGTTGGGATTTGTTTGATGTATTGCCAGCGCTCATTTTTATAAAGAGGATTCCCACTGGTTTCAACTTGATCGGGTTCTCCCCATGATCTTTTGACGTAATCTGCTGGCATCCCGATAGAGATATCGTGGTTTTCAACTACAGCATCAAAAGTTTCAAGACTGTTTTTTGCACGTGTCCAAATTTTATTTTTATTAATCCAAACTTGGCGCCCTTCCGTTGACGGAATTGAAAGTAGATCTATTTTTTCTTGATCTGTTTCAAGCCAAGGAAGCACTTTTGAGTACTGCATCTTTTCTTTATGTGAATCCAATGTTCTTTCTAAACGGCGTAATTTTTTTCTATTTTGTACTCTAGCGCGTTCATCAGCCGTCAAAGGCTTACGTGGATCTAATCCTATTTCATAGGCGTACTTTTGTAGCTCAGCCTCTGTAAGAGGCTCATCTGGAACAGCCGGCGGAGCTACAGTAGCATCGGGCAAAGCTGGCGTACTGGCCACTTCAGGTGTAGCGGGCGTTGAGGTGGGCTGTTCTTGCACGGGATCTGTATGGACATTCTTAATTGGCATGTCCGATGCGCAAGAAAACAGTACTAAAGAAAGGCTTAAAAGTCCGATGTGTCCAATGTTTCTCATAGTATAATTTTAGTGCAAATTAAGATGATTTATGATTAAAATTTTTTAGTGACGGATAAAAGAACAAAAAATCAAGACGTGGGGCCAGATCAAGACCCTTCTCTAGATACAGAGCAAAATATAGAGCTAAATGAAGAAGAGCTGTTGTCAGACGTAGACAACATATTGTCAGAGGAAGATCCTGAGTTTCTGGCAACTATTAGCGACATCACTGTAAGTGGTTCTGGTTTAGAAGCTGGTATTATTGGGCAAGCATTAGGAATGGGACCCAAGAAATCGTCTAAATTTGTTCAGTATCTATCTTACCCATTTGATTTTAAATCCAATCTAAAAGGCGTTCTGTTTTTTTGGCTTTCGATGCTGTTACTCGCAGGAGCTATTTATTTTGTATGGAGCTACAGCGGCGGATTATTAGATCGTAAGTTGTTTGTACATTCACTAGCTGAGTTAGGCGAGGATGTACGTGACTACAATCCTAACAGTGAAACTGAAGTTTTTTACGATAATCCACGCTTTGCTAAAAACTTAGTAACGATCTCATCCATGCATGTGAACTTACGTCCTTCGGAAAATTCAGGCTCTAACCCCATGTTAGTTCTTGAGATCACTATTGAAGGGGCATCCACAGATTCCATCATTGAAATCAAAGACCGAGAAGCCGAGCTTAAAGATATGTTATTACGTCTGACAGAAGCCAAAACCTATGACGAATTGGCCGAGGCAGAAGGTAAACAGCTTTTGTGTGATCAGTACCGCGATGCTTTGAACTCTGTACTGACCACGGGACAAGTGCGACGCGTACTTTTGAAAAATTTTATTATTAAGTCTTAAATTCTTTTAAATCTAAGTTATAGCTTTTTATGCGATCATGTAGGGTTGATTTCGGCATTCCCAAATCGTGAGCCGTTCTTTTTTGATTGCCGTGATTTGCCATCAACCTTTTCATAATCATCTGTTTTTCAATTTCTTTAATGACGGGCAGAGTGTTCGTCACGGCGAGCTGAGCTTCAGTTGACCCATAGATAGACTGCTCTTTGCGACTCAGTAAAACGCTAAGGTGTCTTTCTTCAATAAGAGTTTGAGGAAATAGGGCGGATGCACGACTGACAACATTCTTGAGTTCCCTAATATTTCCGGGCCATTCATATTTCTTTAAAAGCTGTATAGTATTGTGGGAAAATCTCACCCGCATTTGTCGTGCGAATTGATAAATTAAGTCTTCGAAGTCTTCTTTTCTATCTTTTAGTGCAGGAACTTCAACAGTGATGACATTCAGACGATAAAATAAGTCAGAACGGAAACTGCCCTCTTGAATTTTTTGATAGAGATGCTGGTGTGTAGCTGCAATGATTCGTACATTTGTTTTTATAGTCCGGTCGCTGCCGACAGGGCGAATTTCACTGTTTTCAAGGGCACGTAGTAGCTTTGCTTGCAACCCGTAGGGAAGATCACCGATTTCATCAAGAAACAAGGTTCCTCCACGTGCACTTTCAAAGGCACCTTTGCGGTCGGCAATAGCTCCGGTGAAGCTACCTTTGATATGTCCGAAAAGTTCACTTTCAACTAAAGTTTCACTTAAAGCAGAACAGTTAACACTGACAAAGCTGGCGTTAGCGCGGGGTGAATTGTGGTGTAGGGCTTGGGCGATAATGTCTTTGCCTGTGCCCGATGGTCCTAACAAAAGTACGGGAAATGAGGTATTGGAAACAGAGCTTAAGCACTGAAGTTGCTCATTCCAAGAATGACTGCGACTGCTCAATGAAAACTTAGACTGAATTGCGCGGTTGTCTTTCAGACAAAGCTCCAGTGAGCCAATACGAAGACAGTCCCCTATTTTCAGAACCGCTTCGAGCACGCGAACTCCGTTAACGAATGTTCCGGTCGTACTGCGCAGATCTTTTAAAATTAATTGTGTGTCCTGTAGCTCTAATCGAGCATGGCGTTCACTGACGCCTTCACCTTGTAGATGGATTTGGCAGTTGGGGTCTTGTCCTATGTAAGTTAGTTTTTGTAGACTCCAAGACTGACCTTTATCGTTAGCGAGTTCTATTTTGTATTGCATGAGTGGCTCCTTTGCTATGAGGTTCCGAGGCACTTCAAAATACTTGCTAAGGAAAATAGGCTGAATCGCTATTTAATGGCGTTTGAACTCAGGAAATCCACAAAATAAGAAAAAATCTAAGAATTGAGAATATCGTATTTTCGTAATAGGATGGGGCATGCCAAAAATGAGTTTTATTAAAAGTGCAGTGAAAATGAAGGACTTCCCCGTATCCCCTTTAAAAGAAGTGGCTTTGGCGGGTAGATCTAATGCGGGAAAATCATCGCTTATAAATGTTTGGGCAGGAGGCAAGGTTGCGAAAGTCAGTCAGTCTCCAGGAAAAACACGTCTTTTGAATTTTTTTAGTATGGGTGATAGCTACATCATCGTTGATATGCCGGGCTACGGCTATGCTTCCCGTGGTGGCGATGAGTTGAAGACATGGAGAAAAATGATCGAGGGCTATTTAACTCAACGCCCTCAATTGGCGGGTTTAGTTTTATTGATGGATATGGCCCGTGATTGGACACGGGACGAAGAGTTAATGGCGCAGTTCATGATGAAGAACGATTTACCCGTGGTTATTGGATTAACTAAGTCGGATAAATTTTCTAAAAACGATATCAAAAAAGCGATTGAGCGTATTAAGCAACAGTCCCGCTTAGAAGATGTATTTGCGGTTTCATCACAGACGAAAAGTGGTTGTGCTGAGCTTGAAGAGTTTGTCTACAGAGCATGGATTAAAAAATGAAAATTATTGGCGTTATTCCGGCGCGATTTGCATCAACCCGATTCCCAGGTAAACCTCTTGAAAAATTAAAAGGTAAACCTATTTTGCAATGGGTGGTGGAAGGCGCAAGGAAAAGCCAGTTGTTATCGGATTTATATGTTGCGACTGACAATCAGCAAATTGCGGAAGTAGCCAAGAGCATCGGTGTAAATGTGGCGATGACAAGTCCTGACTGTGCAACGGGAACAGATCGGATCTTTGAGGCTATTAAAAATATTGAAGTGGATGTAGTGATCAACATTCAAGGCGATGAGCCCTTAATAGATCAAAGTTACATAGATCCTTTGGCTCAGGCTTTTTTAGATGAGCCACGTTTGGACATGGCCACACTGGCGCATGGTTTGGCCATAGAAGATTTTGACAATAAAAATGCTGTTAAAGTGATCACAAATATTCATCAAGAGGCTATTTACTTTAGCCGATTTCCGATTCCCTATTCCCGTGCAGAATTCAATCAACCCTCTGTCGCCCTTAAACACATTGGTCTTTATGGCTATAGTAGAGCCTTTTTGCAAAAGTTTTGCACAGCAGAGCCTGCTTTGATTGAAAAGTACGAAAGTTTAGAGCAGTTAAGAGCCCTTTATCTTGGGGCTAGAATAAAAGTACTACAGGTACAAAAGCCGACATATGGTGTTGATACTCCTGAGGACCTGCAAAAGCTTGAAGCTTTATTAGGGTAGCTGTTACTCTAGGGGACATGTCACAAGCTAAGTCTACGAAATCCGGTAAGCGTTTAAAGCAAAAATTTATCTTTGTAACAGGTGGAGTGGTCTCTTCGATTGGTAAGGGATTAACTGCAGCTAGCTTAGGTTCTCTTCTTGAGGCCCGAGGTTTTAAAGTTACTCTTATGAAGTTCGATCCCTATCTCAATGTAGATCCGGGAACAATGTCTCCGTTTCAGCATGGGGAAGTCTATGTGACGGATGACGGAGCTGAAACTGATTTGGATCTGGGGCACTACGAGCGTTTCACTAACAGTGTATTGCAAAGAGCTAACTCTGTCAGTGCGGGACAAATTTATGATCGTGTGATCTCACGTGAACGCCGTGGAGATTATCTGGGTGGAACAGTGCAAGTGATTCCACACATCACTGATGAAATTAAATCACGTGTGTATGAAGCCGCTCAAGGTAGCGAGATTGCGATCGTTGAAATTGGTGGAACTGTGGGTGACATCGAAGCACAGCCATTCTTCGAAGCCATTCGTCAGATGCGTTTGGATTTAGGTGTAGGCAATACAGCTTTGGTGCATGTGACTTATGTTCCTTATATTGCTGTTGCCGGAGAACTGAAAAGTAAACCCACACAGCACTCGGTGAAGGAATTACGCGAAATTGGTCTTCAGCCAGATTTTCTAATTTGCCGTAGCGAAAAAGTAATTGATGATAATTTAAAATCTAAAATTGGTCTTTTCTGTTCTATTAAAAAAGAAAATGTAATTTCTGCGAAAGACTCAGAGTCTATCTATGATGTGCCATTGGCTTTACATAAAGAGAACTTAGACTATCTGGTGGTTGAAACATTGAATTTGAAGCAAACCAAGTACAGCATTGCTGGCTGGCAAAAAATTGCTAAGATTCAACGTTCACCTCTGTCTAAAGTAAAGATTGCCGTCGTGGGTAAGTACGTAGATTTGAAAGAGTCTTACAAGTCCCTACATGAATCTTTAGTTCATGGTGGTTTGGCAAACCGAGCGAAAGTTGAAATCATTTATATCGATTCAGACAAACTCACTGCAAAAAATATCAAGACGATGCTTTCCGAGGCGCAAGGTATTCTTGTTCCTGGAGGCTTTGGAACGCGTGGGGTTGAAGGAAAAATCTTAGCGATCAAATACGCACGTGAAAAAAAGATCCCGTTCTTCGGAATATGTTTCGGTATGCAATTAGCGGCTATTGAGTTTGCGCGTAATGTCTGCGGTATTGCAGATGCCACATCTCGCGAGTTCGTCGGTGAAGATAAACGCGGTGGAAATATCGTCATTGATTCTATGGCGGAACAACGTGGTATTGTCGATAAAGGCGGAACTATGCGTTTGGGTGCCTTTCAATGTACGTTGGCTCCTAAAAGTCGCGCTTTGAAGGTTTATAAAAAATCTATTATTTGGGAACGTCATCGCCATCGTTTTGAATTCAACAATCAGTACCGCGATCTATTAGAAAAAAATGGACTACGCGCGACAGGTGTTAATGAAGAAAGAAACTTAGTGGAGATTATCGAGATTCCGAAGCACCCATGGTTTGTGGCTGTGCAATTCCATCCCGAATTTAAATCTAAACCGCTGAGCCCACATCCACTATTTGCCGATTTCATTCGTGCTTCACGACAGAAATAAAGGAAAAGACGATGTCTAAGATTTTACAGATCGCAAAAGAAACATTACAAATCGAGGCCGAAAGTATTTTGGGTTTGATTCCAAAACTCAATGGCGAATTTGAACGTGCGGTCCATGAAATCTTAAACTGTAAAGGTAAAGTCATCCTGACGGGTATTGGTAAATCAGGACAAGTGGCCCGTAAAATTTCCAGCACGCTTTCCAGTACAGGCACTCCATCTATTTTTCTGCACCCAGCAGAAAGTAGTCACGGCGACTTGGGGGTTATCTCTAAGAACGACTTAGTCATCGCCTTGTCCTATGGGGGAGAAACGGCTGAGTTAGGCTCGCTTTTGAACTTTATTTCTCGTAATGGAGTTTCTTTAATTGCTCTAACGGGTAAAAGTGGCAGCACGCTGGCACAAACAGCCAACATCGTTTTAGATGTTTCTGTTGAAAAAGAAGCGTGTCCTTTAAGATTAGCTCCGACTTCTTCAAGTACGGCGACTTTGGCGATGGGGGATGCTCTGGCTATGGCAGTTTTAGAGTCCCGTGGATTTAAGTCAGAAAATTTCGCTGAGCTACATCCTTCTGGGTCCTTAGGTGCTAAATTGATGCGAGTGAAAGACATCATGCAAACGGGTGATGCGTTGCCATTTGTAACAAAAGACACGTCTATGAAAGCCCTGTTGACGACTATGACTCATCAAAGTGTGCGCGGTGCTGCCGGAGTGCTTGATCACGATGGTCAGTTGATTGGTGTGATTACTGATGGTGATATCCGTCGTTTCTTAGAAAAGAATCAAGATCCATTTTCAAGTACAGCGGCGAATTTAATGTCTCATTCCCCGAAGACGATTGATGCGAGTGAACTTGCAGAAAGAGCCTTGTTTTTGATGGAGCAATTTCGCACACAAATGTTGATCGTATTAGATAAAAATTCGGCAGCGCCATTAAAGCCTGTGGGTATGATTATCTACCAAGATTTGTTAAGAGCTAAAATCCGTTAAGCGAGTCGGACCTGTTCCGACCTAAGTCGATGTCCTCAAATAAATGACTGGAAACACACGACCTTTGTCGTCAGTCCAGAGCACATTACTTGCCCTGTGACTTTATATTTTTCACAATAAAATCATCGAAATAATCTATCTTTGGGATGGCAGCACGACTATGGGATTAGATGTTCAAAAATTGAAATCTGTAAAAATGTTGGTCTTAGATGTGGACGGTGTCTTAACGGATTGTCGTCTATGGATGGACTCTAACGGCGAATGGAAACGTATTTATTGTGTTCGTGATGGTGTAGGGATTAAAGCTCTAGCTGAAGCGGGTTACAAATTAGCCATTATCACAGGAGCTAAAGCCACTGATGTGCGTGCACGTGCTCAGATGCTGGGTTTTCATCACTTCTATGAAGGTGCTGTTGATAAGCGTCCTTATTTCGAACAGTTACAAAAAGATTCAGGTTTAGCTCCGCATGAAATGGCCTATGTTGGGGATGATGTTTTCGATATCCCATTGATTCAAGCTGTCAGTTTCGGAGCTACAGTTCCAGAGGCGGTGGATGAAGTGCTTGAGTGTGCTCAGTACGTGACTAAGCGTGCTGGTGGCAATGGTGCTGTTCGCGAGATCTGTGATTTTATTTTGAAATATGGTTTTTACTCTAAAAATTGAGGTGAGTGTGGTCATTAACATGGTTAAGAGTATTCTGGTATCTGCCATATTAGCTGCGACGGTAATGGCATTTAGTTTCCAGTCGAAGGCAGCTGATTTGAATGTTCCTCAGGATGAATTAGCGCAAGAAACGGTTTACCCATTATTTGACAATCCCGTCAGTGTTCGCAACCGTAACGTTCAAGATTCAGGGACATTTGATATTGGAATTTTTGGTGGAGCAGCCATCACAGAGCCCATCGCCAACACTTCGAAATTTGGTTTGTCACTGAACTATCACTTTAATGAAGCTCACGCATTAGGTCTTTTATACGCTAAAAACAGCACAGGTCTTTCTAAAGATGCACAGGCGATGAAAGATGAATTCAATTTAGATTTCAATCGTGCTCCATTCCCTGAATACAGCTTGATGGCCGATTACAACTATAAACTTTACTACGGAAAACTGAGCGTAACGAAGAATGGGGTTTTAAATACATCCATCTTCGTTTCTGCAGCAGGAGGAATGATCAAGTATGTTCATAAATCCTACCCAGCCATCGCGATTGGTATTGGTGAGCGTTTTTACTTTACAAATCATTTGGCTTTAAAAATCGATCTTAGAAT encodes the following:
- a CDS encoding CTP synthase — its product is MSQAKSTKSGKRLKQKFIFVTGGVVSSIGKGLTAASLGSLLEARGFKVTLMKFDPYLNVDPGTMSPFQHGEVYVTDDGAETDLDLGHYERFTNSVLQRANSVSAGQIYDRVISRERRGDYLGGTVQVIPHITDEIKSRVYEAAQGSEIAIVEIGGTVGDIEAQPFFEAIRQMRLDLGVGNTALVHVTYVPYIAVAGELKSKPTQHSVKELREIGLQPDFLICRSEKVIDDNLKSKIGLFCSIKKENVISAKDSESIYDVPLALHKENLDYLVVETLNLKQTKYSIAGWQKIAKIQRSPLSKVKIAVVGKYVDLKESYKSLHESLVHGGLANRAKVEIIYIDSDKLTAKNIKTMLSEAQGILVPGGFGTRGVEGKILAIKYAREKKIPFFGICFGMQLAAIEFARNVCGIADATSREFVGEDKRGGNIVIDSMAEQRGIVDKGGTMRLGAFQCTLAPKSRALKVYKKSIIWERHRHRFEFNNQYRDLLEKNGLRATGVNEERNLVEIIEIPKHPWFVAVQFHPEFKSKPLSPHPLFADFIRASRQK
- a CDS encoding outer membrane beta-barrel domain-containing protein: MAFSFQSKAADLNVPQDELAQETVYPLFDNPVSVRNRNVQDSGTFDIGIFGGAAITEPIANTSKFGLSLNYHFNEAHALGLLYAKNSTGLSKDAQAMKDEFNLDFNRAPFPEYSLMADYNYKLYYGKLSVTKNGVLNTSIFVSAAGGMIKYVHKSYPAIAIGIGERFYFTNHLALKIDLRMFFNNAPIPFKAGALREGVDPVPSYDSFAERLTYTTNLEIGLNYLF
- a CDS encoding septum formation initiator family protein; translation: MCICVFVLSLFFNGAIWRVWGLHRDMATIESQILKSREQAQLLDMQISQAKDPSFIERQALDKLDMVGEHDLVFVFSE
- the yihA gene encoding ribosome biogenesis GTP-binding protein YihA/YsxC; the encoded protein is MPKMSFIKSAVKMKDFPVSPLKEVALAGRSNAGKSSLINVWAGGKVAKVSQSPGKTRLLNFFSMGDSYIIVDMPGYGYASRGGDELKTWRKMIEGYLTQRPQLAGLVLLMDMARDWTRDEELMAQFMMKNDLPVVIGLTKSDKFSKNDIKKAIERIKQQSRLEDVFAVSSQTKSGCAELEEFVYRAWIKK
- a CDS encoding sigma-54 interaction domain-containing protein, which codes for MQYKIELANDKGQSWSLQKLTYIGQDPNCQIHLQGEGVSERHARLELQDTQLILKDLRSTTGTFVNGVRVLEAVLKIGDCLRIGSLELCLKDNRAIQSKFSLSSRSHSWNEQLQCLSSVSNTSFPVLLLGPSGTGKDIIAQALHHNSPRANASFVSVNCSALSETLVESELFGHIKGSFTGAIADRKGAFESARGGTLFLDEIGDLPYGLQAKLLRALENSEIRPVGSDRTIKTNVRIIAATHQHLYQKIQEGSFRSDLFYRLNVITVEVPALKDRKEDFEDLIYQFARQMRVRFSHNTIQLLKKYEWPGNIRELKNVVSRASALFPQTLIEERHLSVLLSRKEQSIYGSTEAQLAVTNTLPVIKEIEKQMIMKRLMANHGNQKRTAHDLGMPKSTLHDRIKSYNLDLKEFKT
- a CDS encoding KpsF/GutQ family sugar-phosphate isomerase, producing MSKILQIAKETLQIEAESILGLIPKLNGEFERAVHEILNCKGKVILTGIGKSGQVARKISSTLSSTGTPSIFLHPAESSHGDLGVISKNDLVIALSYGGETAELGSLLNFISRNGVSLIALTGKSGSTLAQTANIVLDVSVEKEACPLRLAPTSSSTATLAMGDALAMAVLESRGFKSENFAELHPSGSLGAKLMRVKDIMQTGDALPFVTKDTSMKALLTTMTHQSVRGAAGVLDHDGQLIGVITDGDIRRFLEKNQDPFSSTAANLMSHSPKTIDASELAERALFLMEQFRTQMLIVLDKNSAAPLKPVGMIIYQDLLRAKIR
- a CDS encoding KdsC family phosphatase, translating into MGLDVQKLKSVKMLVLDVDGVLTDCRLWMDSNGEWKRIYCVRDGVGIKALAEAGYKLAIITGAKATDVRARAQMLGFHHFYEGAVDKRPYFEQLQKDSGLAPHEMAYVGDDVFDIPLIQAVSFGATVPEAVDEVLECAQYVTKRAGGNGAVREICDFILKYGFYSKN
- the kdsB gene encoding 3-deoxy-manno-octulosonate cytidylyltransferase; its protein translation is MKIIGVIPARFASTRFPGKPLEKLKGKPILQWVVEGARKSQLLSDLYVATDNQQIAEVAKSIGVNVAMTSPDCATGTDRIFEAIKNIEVDVVINIQGDEPLIDQSYIDPLAQAFLDEPRLDMATLAHGLAIEDFDNKNAVKVITNIHQEAIYFSRFPIPYSRAEFNQPSVALKHIGLYGYSRAFLQKFCTAEPALIEKYESLEQLRALYLGARIKVLQVQKPTYGVDTPEDLQKLEALLG
- a CDS encoding flagellar basal body-associated FliL family protein → MTDKRTKNQDVGPDQDPSLDTEQNIELNEEELLSDVDNILSEEDPEFLATISDITVSGSGLEAGIIGQALGMGPKKSSKFVQYLSYPFDFKSNLKGVLFFWLSMLLLAGAIYFVWSYSGGLLDRKLFVHSLAELGEDVRDYNPNSETEVFYDNPRFAKNLVTISSMHVNLRPSENSGSNPMLVLEITIEGASTDSIIEIKDREAELKDMLLRLTEAKTYDELAEAEGKQLLCDQYRDALNSVLTTGQVRRVLLKNFIIKS
- the polA gene encoding DNA polymerase I; the protein is MKKQIYVVDVSSMFFRAFYAIRPLTSSKGVPVNAVYGFISMIIKLMKDKKPDHLVFCYDRKEPSFRKDLYVDYKANRTEMPDEMQVQMPYLKQIASLLGICDLEVPSYEADDLIGTIACMAQKEDYEVFIVSGDKDFCQLVNKNVFLYDTMKEIIFDEELVKAKHGVHPLQFIDYLALTGDSSDNIPGVAGIGPKGAQKLIEQFGTLEAIYENIDQISSASIKEKLLKSKDSAFLSKKLVTIVCDAPVSVTLEDFTLKPFKVDELRAFLQDLNFKTLEKNLLGEGKSGFVKPAESASEPPKASASLMAAVAPAAEQISVVVGQWNEAEIQKRLNQNENCFIFVAEEQIALGFQSELYFTSIAECKLNFTDLVWNGFDLKKVWTHLGIDSEKTLEVNWDLMLGSYVLRAADSSDPEKLADVFLQKELDLDSFESAADKLQNLYQTFLELNQKVQEELQSKELMIIYEKLERPLIPILYKMERKGIQLDLEYLKSFSEELAAELAGQEKKIHEISGEDFNIASPKQLGVVLFEKMGLEATKKTKTGYSTDNDVLEGLDHPIGKEIIHYREVAKLKSTYVDALPQLADSSARVHTHFNQALTTTGRLSSTNPNLQNIPIKTEKGQRVRKAFVASSGNRLLSVDYSQIELRVLAHISEDKGLIKAFQDDLDIHMATAAEVFSVPLNEVTKDQRRIAKAVNFGIAYGQGAFGLADTLGISRKESSEIIERYFSKFGGIKDYIEKTVKMAHEQKYVETLFGRRRYIPELDNKNVMMKKFGERAAINAPIQGTASDLVKMAMIELCSDLKIDMLLQVHDELIFEGTEEQIQMQLPWIVKTMENVVKLKVPLKVNYSVGNNWDEAH